GCTGAAGGCGCTGGTCACGACCTGGCTCGTCGACGTGCCGCACACCGAGCTCGAGAACAGCCGGCAGGCGCTGCTCGACGTGCGCGACCTCGTGCAGCAGAGCGCCGGCCGGGCCAGCGACCGCATCCACCCCGAGGTGTGGAGCGAGCTCGCGACCGGGCTCGGGCTGGCCGACGCACGCAGTGCCCAGGTGCACGTGCGCACCCTGGGGCGACGCCTGACCCACCTCTCCCGACTCACCTGGCGCCGCGTGGACGACTACCTCGCCCGGCCGGCCTCGGTGCGTTCGGCCCGACGTCCCGCGCTGTTCCCGATCGCCCAGGGCGTGGCGCTCTCGGGTCGCGAGATCGTCCTCGACCGCACGGCGCGTCCGGCCGAGGACCCCGTCCTGCTGCTGCGGGCGGCGGCGGCCGCGGCCGAGATGGACGCCGTGCTCGCGCCCCCGACGGCGGCGCGCCTGGCCCGGGAGGTCGCCGACCTGCCGGATCCGTGGCCCGACGAGGCCCGCCACCTGCTGGTCCGCCTGCTCGCCTCCGGGCGGGGACTGCTGCCGGTGTGGGAGACGCTCGAGGAGACCGGGGCGCTGCCGCGGCTGCTCCCGGAGTGGGAGCGCATCCGGCTGCTGCCGCACGCCTCGGCCATCCACCGCTTCACCGTCGACCGGCACGTGGTCGAGACCTGCATCGAGGCGTCCTCGCTGATCCGGCAGGTGAACCGGCCCGACGTGCTCATGGTCGCCGCGCTCCTGCACGACATCGGCAAGGGCAGCCTCACCGAGCACAGCGTGGCCGGCGAGCCGATCGCCCGGGGGATCGCGACCCGGATGGGCTTCGAGCCGGCCTCGGTCGACCTGGTGGCGACGCTGGTGCGCTGGCACCTGCTGCTCGCCGAGACCGCCACCACCCGCGATCACGACGACCCCGCCACCATCGAGCGGGTCGCGTCCCGGGTCGGGTCGACCGAGGCGCTCTCGCTGCTGACGGCGCTGACCGAGGCCGACGCCAAGGCCGCCTCGCCGCAGGCCTGGTCCAGCTGGCGCGCCGGCCTGGTCCTCGAGCTCTCCCGCCGGGTCCACACCTCCCTGGACACCGGGCGGCCCTTCCCGTCGGCGGTCGACGAGGAGGTCGAGATCCCGCGCGCCGTGCGCAACGGCGCGGTCTCGTTCGCCGTCGAGGCCACGCCCGACGGCACCCGGGTCACCGCGATCGCTCCCGACCGGGTCGGGCTGCTCGCCGACTTCTCCGGCCTCTTCGCCCTGCAGCGCCTCCCCGTCCGCTCCGCCCGTGCGTGGGTGCAGGAGGGCTACAGCGTCTCGTCGTGGGACGTGGCGGAGAGCGGGCTCGACGTCCCCTTCCTGCGCGAGCGGTACGCCGCCATCGCGGAGGGCCGGGTCGACCCCACCAGCCGCCTGCGGCCCGACCCGCGCGCCCTGGCGCCCACGGTCGAGGTGCGCGCCGACGCCTCTCTCGCCGCCACCGTGCTCGAGGTCCGCGCCGCCGACCAGCCGGGCGTGGTGCACCGGGTCTGCGCGGCGCTGGCCCAGCTCGACGTCGCGGTGCGCTCGGCGCACGTGGAGACGCTCGGCCCCCAGGCCGTGGACGTCTTCTACCTGCAGGAGGCCGCGGCCGGGGTGCTCTCGGACACCCGGGCCTCCGAGGCAGCGCACGCTGTCCGTGCGGCTCTTGCGGGCCAGCCCGGTTAGGCTGGAGCCAGCTCCGCCCGTTGCCGACTCACCTGAGGGACGCCCTTGTTCGCCACACTGTCCGACCGGCTCGCCGACACCTTCAAGAACCTCCGGGGGAAGGGTCGCCTGTCCGAGGCCGACATCGACGCCACGGCACGCGAGATCCGCATCGCGCTGCTCGAGGCCGACGTCGCCCTGCCGGTCGTCAAGGAGTTCGTCGGCGCGGTCAAGGACCGGGCCCGCGGCGAGGAGGTCAGCGGTGCGCTGAACCCCGCCCAGCAGATCATCAAGATCGTCAACGAGGAGCTCGTGACGATCCTCGGCGGCGAGACCCGCCGGCTGCGCTACGCCAAGACCGGCCCGACGGTCATCATGCTCGCCGGCCTCCAGGGCGCCGGCAAGACCACGCTGGCCGCCAAGCTGGCGCTGTGGCTCAAGGAGCAGGGCAAGGCCCCCATGCTGGTGGCCGCCGACCTGCAGCGCCCCAACGCCGT
This Nocardioides dokdonensis FR1436 DNA region includes the following protein-coding sequences:
- a CDS encoding [protein-PII] uridylyltransferase, yielding MTATEREQRSTGADALCAAAYDEVGGARTGMALVAVGGYGRGELAPYSDLDVVLVLDEGVEAGEVAERLWYPLWDSGTAVDHSVRTLPEMVAAADSDLRVALGLLDVRHLAGDADLTLRLRGTMLAHWRRHARERLPALRELVRGRHELVGELAHLSVPDVKEAEGGLRDATVLKALVTTWLVDVPHTELENSRQALLDVRDLVQQSAGRASDRIHPEVWSELATGLGLADARSAQVHVRTLGRRLTHLSRLTWRRVDDYLARPASVRSARRPALFPIAQGVALSGREIVLDRTARPAEDPVLLLRAAAAAAEMDAVLAPPTAARLAREVADLPDPWPDEARHLLVRLLASGRGLLPVWETLEETGALPRLLPEWERIRLLPHASAIHRFTVDRHVVETCIEASSLIRQVNRPDVLMVAALLHDIGKGSLTEHSVAGEPIARGIATRMGFEPASVDLVATLVRWHLLLAETATTRDHDDPATIERVASRVGSTEALSLLTALTEADAKAASPQAWSSWRAGLVLELSRRVHTSLDTGRPFPSAVDEEVEIPRAVRNGAVSFAVEATPDGTRVTAIAPDRVGLLADFSGLFALQRLPVRSARAWVQEGYSVSSWDVAESGLDVPFLRERYAAIAEGRVDPTSRLRPDPRALAPTVEVRADASLAATVLEVRAADQPGVVHRVCAALAQLDVAVRSAHVETLGPQAVDVFYLQEAAAGVLSDTRASEAAHAVRAALAGQPG